AGTCAGGCAGCCCGTGCTCCAATACCTTGCGCAGCAGCCCTCCGGTGAACCCATCGCCACCGGCGGTGGTGTCCACCACCTTGACCTTGGGAATGGCCACCGAGAAGTTGTGCTCGCGCGTAAAGCACTGCACCGGCTCTCCGCCATCGGTAACCAGAACGAGCTGAGGTGTGCGAGCCAACAGATCCTGTAGGTAGGACTCGACGTTGCCTGCACACAAAAACTCAAGTTCATCGCGAGAGAATTTCAGGATATCGGCATTGTGCACAAAGCGATTGACCACCGTGCGATCGGCTTGCCCCGCCGACCAGAGGTTGTGCCTCAAGTTCACATCGAAGCTCACCAGTGCGCCTTCCGCGCGCGCCAGCTCCAAAGCCGCGGCCGTGCTGTTCTGCAGGAGTTCCGTGGTCAGCGTATTGCTGCAGAAATGCAGCAAGCCGCAATCGGCAAATTGTGCGGGCGCCAGCTGACCGGCTTCCAGCAGGGTATCGGCGGTGTCCTGACGGTAAAACTCGAAGGATCGATCACCGGATTCGTCCAGAAATACGAATGCCAGCGAGGTCTTCGCGGTGGGGTGACGCAAGGTCAGGGAGGTGTCCACCCCATACTGCTTCAGGCAGCGCAACAAAAAGTCCCCGAACGCATCGCGCCCTACCTGGCCGAGGAAGCGCGTCGGTACGCCGAGCTTCGCCGCGGCGACCGCCACATTGGCAGGGGCACCACCCGGATACTGGGTAAATTGATTGAGCGGTGTGTCGCCACTGCGATCGACCCCAGTATTGAGGAAGTCGATCAAGGCCTCTCCAAAACACACCAGTTTACGATTCGTCATGCCGAGTCTCCTGCTCATGGCTGCCAGATAACGCGAAGGGTTAGCTCGCCTGCGGGGAAGCCTGCGGCGGAGCGGAAGCGTCGTCACCTTCCAATAAACCTGCATTGGCCCCCTTCAGGGCGTACCAGCCGATGAACACGTAGCACACCAGCGGAACCAGGAAGCTCAGGGTCAGGGTACTGAGATCCGCCACCAGCCCCTGGGCCACTGGCACAATCGCGCCGCCCACAATGGCCAGGCACAGGATGCCGGAGCCTTGCGAGGTCACGGGGCCAAGCTTGCGGATACCCAGGGAGAAGATGGTGGGGAACATGATGGAGTTGAACAGGCCAACACCGAGCGCAGCCCACATGGCCACGTGGCCGCTTCCGGTCAATACGATAGCCAGCAGGGCGACGCAGGCGGCGGCGTTAAAGGCGAGCACGCGGGTGGGCGCCACAAACTGGAGAATGGCGGAACCGATAAAACGCCCTACCATGGCACCACCCCAGTAAAACGACAGGTACTGGGCTGCGGTCTGCTCGCTAAATCCGGCCACCTCTGGCAGTGCAATGTAATTGATCAGCACGCTGCCAATCGCAACTTCTGCCCCCACATAGAGGAAAATCGCCATGGCACCGAATACCAGGTGCTTGTTGGCCCAGATACTGGAGGTCGCATTGACCAGGGACGCCGACTCGGCCTCGCCCTCAATCGTGGGCAACTTGAGTAGCTTGAACACGATCGCCGCCACCACCAGAAACCCGGCGATGATCAGATACGGCACCTGCACGGCGCGCGGGTCGGCCATGCCCTCCCCGCTCTCACCGCCAGAGTGCACCGCACCAATGATCAGCAGGGCACCGAACAGGGGCGCCACTGTATGGCCCACGGAGTTGATCGCCTGGGAAAAATTGAGCCGGCTGGAGGAGGTTTCGGGAGAGCCCAGCACCGCCACATAAGGGTTAGCGGACACCTGCAGGATGGTAATACCACTGGCCAGCACAAACAGGCCGGCGAGGAACAGCCCGTACACCCGCACTTCCGCCGCAGGATAAAACAGCAAACACCCGGCGGCGGCGACCAACAGCCCCACAGACACACCGTTCTGATAGCCAAGGCGCTTGATCATGGCCCCTGCGGGGATGGACACAAGGAAATAGGCCCCGAAAAACGCAAACTGGATCAGCATGGCCTGCACATAGCTGAGCGAGAAGGCACTCTTTAAGTGCGGAATCAGGATATCGTTCAGGGCAGTAATAAAGCCCCAGATAAAGAACAGGCTGGTCATCACCAGCAAGGGAAACAGATACGCAGTTTTGGATGATGGTGCGGCACCCTGTGGTGCACTGCCCCCGGTCTCATTCATTATCGCTGGCATGGCTAGATTCTTATGTGGTTATTGTTTGTCGTTATTCTGCGTGCACCAAGAAGAGACCCAAGCGTCCCATCCCGGTGCTTTCACGAATCACTATACCCACGGCCTTGCCAATGCCACTCCGTATTCAGAAATCCGAAGTAAATATTTTTCAAATCAGCTCAAAATAATCTTCGGATTTTCAAATCCCAATAACTATCCCCTTTAAAAACAATCGGTTACGAGGCAATCATGGAATGATTGGTTTGCCTTGACTGGTGATCATTTTTCAGACAAACACAGCGCCCGGGTATTTTTTTCAAAGAAATCTGCCCCTTCAGCCCACTTCTGCGCCCCAGATTTCGCCCAAAAAACAACCGGGAAACACTTGTGATTATTCTTGCGGCGCCCGAAACCAGTGCTCATGGCGGCGGTAGGCACTGGCAATTTCATCGATCAAAAGACGTACCGCCGGCGTCGCGTGACGCGCAAACGGCGTGATCGCATATACCCCCTGTGACTTCGCCGTATAGGCCTGTAGTAACGGCTCCAGCTCACCACGCGCCAGTTCGGTATGCACCAGGCAGCGGGGAACATAGATAATCCCCATGCCACGTAAGGCTGCTTTTTTGAGCACCAGCGCATTATTTGCTTCCAGACGCCCTTCCACCGGCACCGTGTAAGTACCGCTGCCTGCGCGCACCTCGCTCCCCTTC
This Microbulbifer sp. Q7 DNA region includes the following protein-coding sequences:
- a CDS encoding sugar MFS transporter, with the translated sequence MPAIMNETGGSAPQGAAPSSKTAYLFPLLVMTSLFFIWGFITALNDILIPHLKSAFSLSYVQAMLIQFAFFGAYFLVSIPAGAMIKRLGYQNGVSVGLLVAAAGCLLFYPAAEVRVYGLFLAGLFVLASGITILQVSANPYVAVLGSPETSSSRLNFSQAINSVGHTVAPLFGALLIIGAVHSGGESGEGMADPRAVQVPYLIIAGFLVVAAIVFKLLKLPTIEGEAESASLVNATSSIWANKHLVFGAMAIFLYVGAEVAIGSVLINYIALPEVAGFSEQTAAQYLSFYWGGAMVGRFIGSAILQFVAPTRVLAFNAAACVALLAIVLTGSGHVAMWAALGVGLFNSIMFPTIFSLGIRKLGPVTSQGSGILCLAIVGGAIVPVAQGLVADLSTLTLSFLVPLVCYVFIGWYALKGANAGLLEGDDASAPPQASPQAS
- a CDS encoding carbohydrate kinase, with the translated sequence MTNRKLVCFGEALIDFLNTGVDRSGDTPLNQFTQYPGGAPANVAVAAAKLGVPTRFLGQVGRDAFGDFLLRCLKQYGVDTSLTLRHPTAKTSLAFVFLDESGDRSFEFYRQDTADTLLEAGQLAPAQFADCGLLHFCSNTLTTELLQNSTAAALELARAEGALVSFDVNLRHNLWSAGQADRTVVNRFVHNADILKFSRDELEFLCAGNVESYLQDLLARTPQLVLVTDGGEPVQCFTREHNFSVAIPKVKVVDTTAGGDGFTGGLLRKVLEHGLPDLLADGPGLQDAVRFATLSGAIAVSRPGAFPALPTLADLKNF